The following coding sequences lie in one Agrobacterium vitis genomic window:
- a CDS encoding ABC transporter substrate-binding protein, producing the protein MMTTSFTAVAGEASRCARLTLAAFTLALASSGSALAAPKGDLVILQWMAGSDLEVIQNLEKAFMAKYPDVKIKEVPVTWSGDPRGGLRTSLMGGEKADLMINTWPAFRTELVTAGLLRPLDDAYSALKWGERLDNSWKDLGSVSGQLYGVTFTYGDRSGLWYDTGTFKKAGIATPPKDWAQFLDTIAKLKSAGVVPMAVPAKTWAHAEVFETLILREGGADLSRKLVAHEIPWTDDRVKAALRKWRELLSAGCCGDASTMLGTEWDNASDRVLKERKAGFVQMGMWINNRAETVYKLAPDQFGLFQFPATGQGHDNAASVDAKEFVALASGGNSEAADAFMDFTISREGANIIAKGGLASSSKAVDVGLYSPAIQASNTFVTGADTAFVLGDGLPGDLADEYRIQLQKFLGDPSDANIDRVTAAIEAKAKGSY; encoded by the coding sequence ATGATGACTACCAGTTTCACGGCTGTTGCCGGGGAGGCGTCACGCTGTGCGCGTCTCACTTTGGCAGCATTTACTCTTGCATTGGCCTCAAGCGGTTCGGCGCTGGCCGCGCCCAAAGGTGATCTGGTCATCCTGCAATGGATGGCGGGGTCTGACCTTGAGGTGATCCAAAATCTGGAAAAAGCCTTCATGGCCAAATATCCGGATGTGAAAATCAAGGAAGTGCCGGTGACATGGTCCGGCGATCCGCGTGGTGGGCTTCGCACCTCGTTGATGGGCGGCGAAAAGGCCGACCTGATGATCAACACCTGGCCAGCGTTCCGCACAGAACTTGTCACCGCCGGTCTTTTGCGCCCGCTGGATGATGCCTATTCCGCCCTGAAATGGGGAGAGCGTCTCGACAACAGCTGGAAGGATCTTGGGTCCGTCTCCGGCCAACTCTACGGCGTTACCTTCACTTATGGCGACCGTAGCGGTCTTTGGTATGACACCGGAACCTTCAAAAAGGCAGGAATTGCCACGCCGCCCAAGGATTGGGCGCAGTTTCTCGACACTATCGCCAAGCTGAAAAGCGCCGGTGTGGTGCCAATGGCCGTCCCTGCCAAGACCTGGGCGCATGCCGAAGTGTTTGAAACGCTGATCTTGCGAGAAGGCGGTGCGGATCTTTCACGCAAACTCGTGGCCCATGAAATTCCGTGGACAGATGATCGCGTCAAGGCGGCCCTTCGCAAATGGCGCGAGCTGTTGAGCGCCGGTTGCTGCGGCGATGCCTCCACAATGCTTGGAACAGAGTGGGACAATGCCTCCGACCGGGTATTGAAAGAGCGCAAAGCAGGCTTTGTCCAGATGGGAATGTGGATCAACAACCGCGCCGAGACCGTCTACAAGCTTGCCCCGGATCAGTTCGGCCTGTTCCAGTTTCCAGCCACAGGGCAGGGGCATGACAATGCCGCCAGTGTCGATGCCAAGGAGTTTGTCGCATTGGCATCCGGCGGCAATAGCGAGGCTGCGGATGCCTTCATGGATTTCACCATAAGCCGTGAAGGTGCCAACATCATTGCCAAGGGCGGGCTAGCATCCTCCTCCAAAGCGGTTGATGTTGGGCTTTATAGCCCTGCCATTCAGGCGTCCAATACCTTTGTGACCGGGGCGGATACGGCCTTCGTGCTGGGTGATGGCCTGCCCGGCGATCTGGCCGATGAGTACCGCATCCAGCTCCAGAAATTCCTGGGCGATCCTAGCGATGCCAATATCGACAGGGTGACGGCAGCGATCGAGGCCAAGGCAAAAGGATCGTATTGA
- a CDS encoding FadR/GntR family transcriptional regulator produces the protein MTLPKRLYQQIADQVRHLIQSGPYPAGSRLPPERELAQTLGVSRPSLREALIALEIDGTIEIRMGSGIYVLSANKSAASGRSLGESPTELMQARAVIESAVIVKAAAAMSDAVFAALVGIVESMRQEIAEGRKPIDQDRLFHLTIAEQSGNSVLAEIVANLFDERHSPISDHIRGRFETPETWSLALIEHEAILNALEARDPLAAQAAMYAHLTASRRRWLEN, from the coding sequence ATGACATTGCCCAAACGTCTTTACCAACAGATTGCCGACCAGGTTCGGCATCTGATCCAAAGTGGCCCTTATCCGGCAGGGTCGAGGCTGCCCCCGGAACGTGAGCTGGCGCAAACCCTCGGGGTCTCGCGTCCTTCCTTGCGCGAGGCGTTGATTGCGCTGGAAATTGACGGGACGATTGAGATTCGCATGGGATCGGGCATTTATGTCCTGTCCGCCAACAAGTCCGCCGCCTCTGGGCGATCACTGGGAGAGAGCCCGACGGAACTGATGCAGGCGCGTGCCGTCATTGAAAGTGCTGTTATCGTCAAGGCCGCTGCCGCAATGAGCGATGCGGTTTTTGCGGCGCTTGTCGGGATTGTCGAGTCAATGCGTCAGGAGATTGCCGAGGGGCGTAAGCCGATCGATCAGGATCGGCTGTTTCATCTGACCATCGCCGAACAATCGGGCAATTCGGTGCTGGCGGAGATCGTCGCCAATCTCTTTGACGAACGCCATAGTCCTATCTCGGACCATATACGGGGCCGCTTTGAGACGCCCGAAACCTGGTCACTGGCGCTGATCGAGCATGAGGCAATTCTGAATGCGCTGGAAGCGCGAGACCCGCTCGCAGCACAGGCTGCAATGTATGCCCATCTGACGGCATCGCGAAGGCGGTGGTTGGAGAATTGA
- a CDS encoding sugar ABC transporter ATP-binding protein codes for MGGVSLAAGECKPAPLLLKLEGVTKEFPGVKALQDVSLDVRAGEVHAVCGENGAGKSTLMKIISGVYQRDAGNMIYKGETVHFTSTLQSEAAGIAIIHQELNLVPHLSVAENIYLAREPRLSFIGGDFMVNRRKLRQDAKRCLDRLGVDINPDAQVRTLSVAQRQMVEIAKALSLNASVLIMDEPTSSLTQQEAQLLFRVIRDLKREGTGIIYISHRLDEMAEIVDRVTVLRDGRYISTDDFHAITVDYIVARMVGRSLEEKFPAPTRSPTKDTIFSVSGLSRHGAFSDIGFELRRGEILGFAGLMGAGRTEVARAIFGADPFDSGTIQLEGRPLSISDPRSAIDAGLAYLSEDRKAGGLAVKMPVDANLMMANMEAVSNPFGVIDKELHRQSSQHYVDLLNIKTPSLNQPVRLLSGGNQQKIIIGKWLFRQPKIMFFDEPTRGIDVGAKLAIYRLMDELAAKGIGIILISSELPEILGLSDRVAVFHEGRITATLTTRETSQEEIMLYASGRVRENARGMTHG; via the coding sequence ATGGGAGGAGTGTCGCTTGCCGCTGGCGAGTGCAAACCCGCGCCGCTGCTTTTAAAACTGGAGGGCGTCACCAAGGAATTCCCTGGTGTGAAGGCCCTGCAGGACGTCAGCCTTGATGTCAGGGCCGGTGAAGTCCATGCGGTTTGCGGAGAGAATGGAGCCGGAAAATCCACGCTGATGAAGATCATCAGCGGCGTCTACCAGAGAGACGCTGGCAACATGATCTACAAGGGCGAGACGGTTCATTTCACCTCCACATTGCAGTCGGAAGCAGCCGGAATTGCCATCATCCATCAGGAACTCAACCTTGTTCCGCATCTCTCCGTTGCCGAAAACATCTATCTTGCGCGGGAACCACGGCTAAGTTTTATCGGTGGGGACTTCATGGTCAACAGGCGCAAGCTGCGCCAGGACGCCAAGCGATGCCTTGACCGACTGGGGGTCGATATCAATCCCGACGCGCAAGTGCGCACGCTCTCCGTCGCGCAGCGGCAGATGGTCGAGATTGCCAAGGCGCTTTCGCTCAACGCCTCCGTTCTCATCATGGATGAACCGACCTCCTCGCTAACACAACAGGAAGCACAGCTTCTGTTTCGCGTCATCCGCGACCTGAAACGCGAGGGAACCGGTATCATCTACATATCGCACCGGCTCGATGAGATGGCAGAGATCGTCGATCGCGTCACGGTGCTGCGCGATGGGCGCTATATCTCGACCGATGATTTCCATGCGATTACGGTGGACTATATCGTCGCCCGCATGGTGGGCCGCTCTCTTGAAGAGAAATTTCCGGCACCGACCCGTTCACCAACCAAGGACACCATCTTTTCCGTTTCGGGTCTTAGCCGCCATGGCGCTTTCTCCGATATCGGCTTTGAACTTCGCCGCGGCGAAATTCTGGGTTTTGCGGGATTGATGGGCGCCGGTCGGACGGAAGTGGCCCGGGCAATCTTCGGAGCCGATCCGTTCGACAGCGGAACAATCCAGCTCGAAGGACGGCCCCTTTCGATTTCCGACCCACGTTCGGCCATTGACGCAGGGCTTGCCTATCTTTCCGAGGACCGCAAGGCGGGAGGTCTGGCCGTCAAGATGCCGGTCGATGCCAATCTGATGATGGCCAACATGGAGGCCGTCTCCAATCCGTTCGGCGTGATCGACAAGGAACTGCACCGCCAGTCGAGCCAGCACTATGTCGATCTGCTCAATATCAAAACGCCCAGCCTGAACCAACCCGTCCGCCTTCTGTCGGGCGGAAACCAGCAAAAGATCATTATTGGAAAATGGCTGTTCCGGCAGCCAAAGATCATGTTCTTCGACGAGCCGACGCGAGGCATCGACGTGGGTGCCAAGCTCGCCATCTACCGGCTGATGGATGAGCTTGCTGCCAAGGGCATCGGCATCATTCTGATCAGTTCCGAGCTTCCGGAAATCCTCGGACTATCGGACCGCGTTGCGGTTTTCCACGAAGGCCGCATCACCGCAACACTGACGACGCGCGAGACGTCGCAGGAAGAGATCATGCTTTATGCCTCCGGCCGTGTCCGGGAGAACGCGCGAGGAATGACCCATGGCTGA
- a CDS encoding ABC transporter substrate-binding protein — MRKLALALAASVFTLSGAFTASAGEIAVIVKTVNSTFWQNVQKGADAAIGKQKAHTITFQGPAAESAIADQVNMVENAVNRKVDAILLAPSDPDALVPAMKKAWEARIPVVIIDSMLSKDAEKYYQAFLATDNKAAGELAAKAMIQKVGTEGKIAVMSYVAGAGSEIGRVGGFTDYIKANSKLQIVGPYYSQSQMATALNQTTDVLAANADLKGIFGANEPTAIGMGRAIKQAGKAGKLVAIGFDGNQDLQEFVKDGTLEATVVQGSYQMGEKGVDTLLKLLSKEKVEKFIDTGVVVVTKQNIAKPEAKNVLY; from the coding sequence ATGCGTAAACTAGCCCTGGCCCTTGCGGCGTCAGTCTTTACACTGTCGGGCGCGTTCACTGCTTCGGCGGGCGAAATCGCCGTGATCGTCAAGACCGTCAATTCCACCTTCTGGCAGAACGTCCAGAAGGGCGCGGATGCCGCGATTGGCAAGCAGAAGGCCCATACAATAACCTTCCAGGGTCCGGCAGCGGAATCCGCCATTGCCGATCAGGTCAACATGGTCGAAAACGCCGTGAACCGGAAGGTCGATGCCATACTGCTTGCGCCATCCGACCCGGACGCACTGGTTCCGGCGATGAAGAAGGCCTGGGAAGCCCGCATTCCCGTCGTCATCATTGACTCGATGCTCTCGAAGGATGCCGAGAAATATTACCAGGCCTTCCTGGCGACGGACAACAAGGCCGCCGGCGAACTGGCGGCCAAGGCGATGATCCAGAAGGTCGGAACCGAAGGCAAGATCGCCGTGATGTCCTATGTCGCGGGTGCCGGTTCCGAAATCGGCCGCGTTGGCGGCTTTACCGACTATATCAAGGCAAACTCGAAACTCCAGATCGTCGGCCCCTACTATTCGCAGTCGCAGATGGCGACCGCGCTGAACCAGACGACCGACGTTCTTGCTGCCAATGCCGATCTGAAGGGCATATTCGGTGCCAATGAACCGACCGCCATCGGCATGGGCCGGGCGATCAAGCAGGCGGGCAAGGCTGGCAAGCTCGTCGCCATCGGCTTTGACGGCAACCAGGACCTTCAGGAATTCGTCAAGGACGGCACGCTGGAAGCCACCGTCGTCCAGGGTTCCTATCAGATGGGTGAAAAGGGCGTGGATACGCTTTTGAAGCTTCTCTCGAAAGAAAAGGTCGAAAAATTCATCGACACCGGCGTCGTGGTCGTCACCAAGCAAAACATCGCCAAGCCGGAAGCCAAGAACGTTCTTTATTGA
- a CDS encoding aldo/keto reductase, which yields MQVNDRRKLRNRDVSFTVMGLGCAQMGNLYRWTSYQEALGAFDAAWDAGIRYFDTAPFYGYTRSERRLGTMLTEHERADYVFSTKVGRVMIPDETVGPEEDTYIQPLPFRPVYDYTYDAILKSFEASQQRTGVLKPDILYVHDIGQMTHGEKHGHYWEQLTKGGGFKALGQLRKAGLVKAIGLGVNEWQAVWDAMDAFDIDVAMLAGRYTLLEQDSLKLLDRAEKANVGIVVAGVFNSGLLAGNRKFNYAEAPANILARVAEIEAACAAEGVSLQAAALNFPLLHPAVVSVVSGVRNAEQIRANVAWMQEDVPSSVWRSLKDKGIIADGVPIGA from the coding sequence ATGCAGGTCAACGACAGGCGCAAGCTGCGCAATCGCGATGTTTCCTTCACGGTGATGGGTCTGGGCTGTGCGCAGATGGGCAATCTCTATCGCTGGACGAGTTACCAGGAAGCGCTCGGGGCCTTCGATGCCGCCTGGGATGCAGGCATTCGTTACTTCGATACCGCTCCCTTCTATGGCTACACCCGCTCCGAACGCCGTCTCGGGACGATGCTGACCGAGCATGAGCGCGCAGACTACGTGTTCTCCACCAAGGTGGGCCGTGTGATGATTCCCGATGAGACCGTCGGACCAGAGGAAGACACCTATATTCAGCCCCTGCCGTTCCGTCCGGTCTACGACTACACCTATGACGCCATTCTGAAATCCTTTGAGGCAAGCCAGCAGCGCACGGGCGTGCTGAAGCCTGACATTCTCTATGTCCACGACATCGGCCAGATGACGCATGGTGAAAAGCACGGGCATTATTGGGAGCAGTTGACCAAAGGCGGCGGGTTCAAGGCGCTCGGCCAATTGCGCAAGGCCGGCCTCGTCAAGGCCATCGGCCTCGGCGTCAATGAGTGGCAGGCGGTCTGGGATGCCATGGATGCGTTCGATATCGATGTCGCCATGCTGGCCGGGCGCTATACGCTGCTGGAACAGGACAGCCTAAAATTGCTGGACCGGGCCGAAAAAGCCAATGTCGGGATCGTAGTGGCCGGGGTCTTCAATTCGGGCCTGCTGGCGGGAAACCGCAAGTTCAACTATGCCGAGGCACCCGCCAACATTCTTGCCCGCGTCGCCGAAATCGAAGCGGCATGTGCCGCTGAAGGCGTATCGCTCCAGGCAGCGGCCTTGAACTTTCCACTGCTGCATCCCGCCGTCGTCTCCGTGGTATCCGGCGTCCGCAACGCCGAGCAGATCCGCGCCAACGTGGCCTGGATGCAGGAAGACGTCCCCTCCTCCGTGTGGCGATCCCTGAAGGACAAGGGCATCATCGCCGATGGCGTGCCGATCGGAGCGTGA
- a CDS encoding amidohydrolase family protein, with product MIIDAHQHFWLMKNRQGQWPPPELAAIYRDFGTVDLEPQLAATGVGGTVLVQSLPNVDDTRFLLDLAQRHDFILGVVGWVDLKAADAATVITELATYPKLKGLRPMVQDIAEDDWIDDPTLDPAIGAMLASGLTFDALVLPRHLAPLERFARRHPALPVVVDHGAKPVIAQGLYRDWRKAMTRLADLENVSCKLSGLLTEAGSQQPEAIRPYAETILELLGPERVMWGSDWPVLTLASDYQSWFAQARAIVPEAAHDRVFCENARRFYGL from the coding sequence ATGATCATCGATGCCCATCAGCATTTCTGGCTCATGAAAAACCGGCAAGGCCAATGGCCCCCACCGGAGCTTGCCGCCATCTACCGGGACTTCGGGACCGTAGACTTAGAGCCGCAGCTCGCTGCGACGGGCGTTGGGGGGACGGTCCTGGTTCAATCACTGCCAAACGTCGATGACACGCGCTTCCTGCTGGATCTGGCGCAACGCCATGATTTCATTCTCGGCGTGGTGGGCTGGGTTGACCTGAAGGCGGCGGATGCTGCTACCGTCATCACGGAACTGGCGACCTATCCGAAGCTGAAGGGCCTGCGCCCGATGGTGCAGGATATTGCCGAGGATGACTGGATTGATGACCCTACACTCGACCCGGCCATCGGGGCGATGCTGGCGTCGGGTCTCACCTTCGATGCGCTGGTTCTGCCCCGCCACCTCGCGCCATTGGAGAGGTTTGCGCGCCGTCATCCCGCTCTGCCTGTCGTCGTCGATCACGGTGCAAAACCCGTTATCGCGCAAGGGCTCTATCGCGACTGGCGCAAGGCGATGACGCGACTTGCCGACCTTGAAAACGTCTCCTGCAAGCTATCAGGCCTGCTGACCGAAGCCGGTTCGCAACAGCCCGAAGCCATTCGTCCCTATGCCGAGACGATCCTCGAACTCTTAGGACCGGAACGGGTAATGTGGGGCAGCGACTGGCCGGTACTGACCCTCGCCAGCGATTACCAAAGCTGGTTTGCCCAGGCCCGGGCCATCGTGCCGGAAGCCGCCCATGATCGGGTGTTTTGTGAAAACGCCCGCCGCTTTTATGGCCTTTGA